A window of Deltaproteobacteria bacterium genomic DNA:
GCCAGGCACCGATGTTTTTTTTCCAAGCGTTCGACAATGGTGCCCTCTATTACTCACGACGGCGTATCCCGCAGTATGATGCAAATCTGGTTCAGCCCGGAGTCGGCTACTTTCTCCTCATGCGCAGGTCGAAGTGGGAAGAAATTGCCAAACTGAATGCAGAAAATTTTGTCTTGCTCGATGAGAGCGAAGGCACGGGTCCGAAAGATCGGCACAAGCTCGCGCTTGTTCACACAGCAAAAGGAGCTTACGTTTCTATCGAAGAACCTGTGGCACCAGCCGATGAAGATGAACCGGAAGCCGATGCCTTATGAATCCACAAGTCACCCCGGCAGATCCTCGTGAACGAGAGACCTTGCTTGAAACGCTGGTCATTCAGGCTGAACTGGGCCAGGATGAACTGGTGCGGACTGGGGTGGCAGCGCTCCATCCGGCTGATATTGCTGAGCTGCTCAATGCCTTAGAAGAGCCCGAGCTCAAGCAGAAAATTTTTACCTCACTGGCGCCGGACCTGGCGTCCGAGGTCTTTAGCTTTGCCTCACCTCTTACACAGGAAGAACTCACGCAGGAGCTTTCGAGTGCCGCACTGGGTGACATCGTTGAACGACTTGATTCGGACGACGCCGTCGATCTGCTGGCTTCGTTGCCGCGGGAGCAAGTTCGGGCAGTGCTTGACCAGGTTCCCCAAGAACTGTCGGCGGAGATGGCGCAACTGCTGCGCTATCCCCCGGACACCGCCGGCGGGATTATGCAGACGGAGCACGTTGAAGTGCCTGAAGGGACCTCCGTCACGCAAGCGATTGAAATGATTCGCCGACATATTGCCGAGGTCCCAGATATTCATAACGTGTTTGTTGTTGATAGTGCGAGGCGGCTCGTTGGGGTGCTTCCGCTACGAAAACTCATTCTCGCACAGCCGCACGACCCGGTTGATAACGTCATGGATCGTCAGGTCATCTCCGCGCGGGTTGATCTCGACCAGGAAAAAGTAGCGCAACTCTTCAAGCGTTATGATTTGGTTTCCTTGCCGGTGGTTGACACTGATGGCCTGCTGCTTGGCCGTATCACCGTTGACGACGTGGTCGATGTTCTTGAAGAAGAGGCGACTGAAGACATCTACAAGCTTGCTGGCCTTAGTGGAGAAGATACCGTTTTCGATTCGCCGCGAGAGTCAATTCGGCGACGGTTACCGTGGCTTGGCTTGAACCTTGTGACCACGACCCTCAGTGCAAGTGTGATTTCGTTCTTTGAGGGAACGATTCAATCGGTGGCGATTGCTGCTGCCTTTATGA
This region includes:
- the mgtE gene encoding magnesium transporter: MNPQVTPADPRERETLLETLVIQAELGQDELVRTGVAALHPADIAELLNALEEPELKQKIFTSLAPDLASEVFSFASPLTQEELTQELSSAALGDIVERLDSDDAVDLLASLPREQVRAVLDQVPQELSAEMAQLLRYPPDTAGGIMQTEHVEVPEGTSVTQAIEMIRRHIAEVPDIHNVFVVDSARRLVGVLPLRKLILAQPHDPVDNVMDRQVISARVDLDQEKVAQLFKRYDLVSLPVVDTDGLLLGRITVDDVVDVLEEEATEDIYKLAGLSGEDTVFDSPRESIRRRLPWLGLNLVTTTLSASVISFFEGTIQSVAIAAAFMTMVAAQGGNAGVQTLTVIVRGLALGEVNLSHAKRVLLKELLVALGNGVILGVAAGLIAYVWKGQLLLGVVLTLALLVNLVVAAFIGSVIPFTLRWFGVDPAVASNVFVTACTDLCGFLSFLGILSLFLRLFG